In Rhizoctonia solani chromosome 7, complete sequence, one DNA window encodes the following:
- a CDS encoding HSF-type DNA-binding domain protein has translation MAHQLLYSMDVQGFLQDRRPYPPDTGLGYSTSWPSYETTSLLPSGSDSTNLALPGSSSTFQLYPSSFEPSFQLPDTTYPTPPPTGAVGFEPNFQQEFFGPPPPADVHSPFMMDAPKPRPIHAPTGVRNNTLAIRSRQSQPHLRTQLSIPSPFPAYRSIQSFPVNIPHSRQSSSSSPTDDVPPSIRRHSADRVSKPTPNLSEVIVPTEEESTAFISKLYHILSRPEYSKYLAWNESGDAFLLMNATEFAQQVLPRFFRHSNISSFVRQLRLYGFTRVSTIRLLQLADQSDHPAAADLVAQANASPSFQSASGFAHPLFLRGGKNLLGQLKPRSSRKAKRAASTPKKEEGTDELPSLAGPSDS, from the exons ATGGCCCACCAG CTCCTCTATTCAATGGACGTTCAGGGATTCCTTCAA GACAGACGCCCTTATCCACCAGACACTGGGCTGGGCTATTCAACATCCTGGCCATCCTATGAAACGACATCCTTGCTCCCAAGCGGGTCAGACTCTACTAATCTCGCGTTACCCGGGTCGTCATCGACCTTTCAACTCTACCCATCTTCATTTGAGCCCTCGTTTCAGCTTCCGGATACCACCTATCCCACGCCTCCCCCTACTGGTGCTGTAGGCTTCGAACCAAACTTTCAACAGGAGTTTTTCGGGCCGCCCCCTCCGGCTGATGTCCACAGTCCTTTCATGATGGACGCCCCGAAACCCCGACCTATACATGCCCCTACGGGCGTGCGAAACAACACCCTTGCGATCCGATCCCGCCAGTCTCAACCCCACTTACGAACGCAACTATCTATCCCCTCGCCCTTTCCCGCATATAGGTCTATTCAGTCTTTTCCTGTGAATATCCCTCATAGTAGGCAATCTTCGTCAAGCTCCCCCACGGATGATGTCCCTCCGTCCATCCGCCGCCACAGTGCCGATAGGGTTAGCAAGCCGACGCCAAATCTTTCTGAAGTGATCGTACCTACCGAAGAAGAATCAACCGCTTTCATCAGTAAATTATATCA CATCTTGTCTCGGCCCGAGTACTCCAAATACCTAGCGTGGAACGAGTCTGGAGATGCGTTCCTCTTAATGAATGCTACCGAGTTCGCCCAGCAAGTGCTCCCCAGATTTTTCAGACACAG CAACATTAGTTCTTTCGTTCGACAGCTCCGGCTCTATGGCTTTACACGAGTATCAACTATTAGGCTGTTGCAGCTAGCAGATCAGTCAGATCACCCGGCGGCCGCCGATCTTGTCGCTCAGGCCAATGCAAGTCCGTCTTTCCAGTCAGCGTCAGGCTTTGCCC ATCCTTTGTTCCTGCGCGGAGGAAAAAACCTTTTGGGACAACTGAAGCCTCGGAGCTCTCGCAAGGCCAAGCGGGCCGCGTCCACCCCCAAAAAGGAGGAAGGGACAGATGAGTTGCCTTCGCTAGCCGGCCCTTCGGACTCCTAA
- a CDS encoding syntaxin protein, producing the protein MATLSAYHPTTRSRTNLFISYRDSQARASRYARSRRQYVDIDDDPDAGEAQRLIIDDNSANAALHIDITPPWLDISDQVEMAIVDTRNKILALDKLHAKHVLPGFKDRSEEEREIEQRTNEITREFRRCHSLIQRISASGHTFPPNSHSSQNDVTSARNVQRALAAKVQDLSALFRTKQRIHRPSELQGRAISRNDQMIASGLLPSNTTNTYDSVQEDEEASRSQLSAMQHSDPSLAARNHEIAEIAKSIVSLAELFKDLSNLVIDQGTILDSVEYNIQQTAIHMEDAVKELDIATRFVTIPFPFEPSY; encoded by the exons ATGGCTACACTCAGCGCATACCATCCTACGACGCGCTCCCGAACCAATCTTTTTATATCTTATCGCGATTCACAAGCGCGCGCTTCTCGCTATGCTCGGTCCCGACGTCAGTATGTAGACATCGACGACGATCCCGACGCCGGTGAGGCTCAGCGGCTTATCATCGACGACAACTCGGCGAATGCCGCGCTCCACATCGATATTACGCCTCCATG GTTGGATATTTCGGACCAGGTAGAAATGGCTATCGTCGATACCAGAAACAAGA TCCTGGCCCTTGACAAGCTTCATGCCAAGCACGTGCTTCCGGGATTCAAGGACCGTTCTGAAGAGGAACGCGAAATTGAGCAACGTACGAACGAAATAACACGC GAGTTTAGACGTTGTCATTCGTTAATTCAACGAATATCCGCCTCGGGCCACACTTTTCCCCCTAATTCCCACTCTTCTCAAAACGATGTTACATCGGCTCGCAATGTCCAACGTGCACTTGCTGCTAAGGTTCAGGACCTCAGTGCCTTGTTCCGAACCAAGCAGCGG ATTCATCGCCCATCAGAGCTTCAAGGCCGTGCAATCAGCCGCAACGATCAGATGATCGCATCTGGTCTCCTGCCTTCCAATACTACTAATACTTACGATTCAGTTCAGGAGGACGAAGAAGCG TCTCGATCACAGCTCTCCGCTATGCAACATTCGGACCCGAGTTTAGCCGCCAGGAATCATGAGATTGCTGAGATTGCGAAGTCCATTGTTTCTTTGGCCGAGCTCTTCAAAGATTTGTCTAATTTAGTCATCGACCAAGGCACAATTTTGGATAGTGTGGAGTATAACATTCAACAAACAGCGATTCATATGGAAGATGCTGTCAAGGAGCTTGACATTGCAACTCGGTTTGTCACGATCCCTTTCCCTTTTGAGCCATCCTATTAA
- a CDS encoding Zinc-binding dehydrogenase, which produces MKAIVIDHYAHPSKQPVTNQASEPKPAADEVLVEVHSAALNFFDILQAQGKYQNQPPFPFVLGAEFAGTIAASSPIPKGCPFKRGDRVFGSGQGAYAERVAAKWQNLHPIPNGFSFEQAAGLFVTWPTRCVIIGDSSQHFSSRLSYEALVGRAQLQPGEWCLVHAAAGGVGLAAVQIAKALGAKVIATAGTQDKLKVCKTFGGADEVLDYTKSGWQKEVLKLTNGKGVDVIYDPVGLIKDSLKCIAWKGRALVVGFAAGEIEKLPLNLVLLKNISIVGVHWGAYMKNDVGHVPSVWKALFELFESGKVKPVVFSEVYQGLEQVSVGLEALEQRKTWGKAIVQIKPGPKIAKL; this is translated from the exons ATGAAGGCAATCGTTATCGACCATTACGCCCACCCGTCCAAACAGCCTGT GACCAATCAAGCGTCGGAACCCAAGCCCGCTGCTGACGAGGTTTTGGTCGAGGTTCACTCTGC CGCGTTGAACTtttttgatatattacaagcgCAAGGGAAATATCAGA ACCAACCCCCCTTCCCTTTTGTCCTGGGGGCTGAGTTCGCTGGGACTATAGCCGCGTCTTCTCCTATACCCAAGGGATGTCCGTTCAAAAGAGGCGACAGGGTTTTTGGTAGTGGCCAA GGAGCATATGCGGAACGAGTTGCTGCCAAATGGCAGAACTTACATCCCATCCCAAATGGATTCTCGTTTGAACAAGCGGCTGGATTGTTTGTAACTTGGCCAACTAGGTGTGTTATTATTGGAGATTCATCTCAACACTTCTCATCTCGTCTCAGCTATGAAGCATTGGTGGGGCGAGCACAACTTCAACCAG GCGAATGGTGCTTAG TACACGCCGCCGCTGGCGGAGTTGGTCTCGCTGCTGTACAAATTGCCAAAG CGTTGGGTGCCAAAGTAATTGCGACCGCTGGTACTCAAGACAAACTCAAAGTCTGCAAGACGTTTGGTGGGGCAGACGAAGTATTGGATTACACAAAGTCAGGGTGGCAAaaagaggttctgaaatTGACAAATGGGAAAGGCGTTG ATGTCATCTATGACCCGGTTGGACTGATTAAAGATTCGCTCAAGTGCATTGCTTGGAAG GGGCGCGCGTTGGTCGTTGGCTTCGCGGCCGGAGAAATAGAGAAA CTTCCTCTTAATTTGGTACTACTTAAAAACATTAGTATTGTTGGTGTGCATTGGGGTGCATATATGA AAAATGATGTTGGCCACGTTCCGTCCGTTTGGAAAGCCCTATTCGA GCTATTTGAAAGCGGGAAGGTTAAACCAGTGGTGTTCTCCGAAGTCTACCA GGGTTTGGAACAAGTGTCGGTTGGACTCGAGGCCTTGGAACAGCGTAAAACATGGGGGAAGGCCATTGTACAAATCAAACCCGGCCCGAAAATTGCCAAACTGTAA
- a CDS encoding staphylococcal nuclease domain-containing protein 1: MSLKATVKSVLSGDTLILRANPTNDQPPKERIFHLAEISAPRIGSASKEDEPWAFECREFLRQFAVGKPITFTKTHSLPPKDGIESDFGHAEIGGKDVATEVLRAGFARCKELKREPTEDDNRRKDIEAEARNSMVGMWNPQGPKASKLTRERADHNVQYSMPTDSAAFVNEWKGKNIDAIVEQVRDGSTLRVRLLMPEDQHQFANISLAGVRCPRAGGRDGETAEEFGEEAKYFTESRLLQRVVRVQILSLPAPTSTPFASTSSNAPAPTASIFIGNVLHPNGNIAEFLLAAGLARVIDWHAGMLAANGVMERLRGAEKSAKEKKLKLYSKIVTPATASAGPTPVIHRGPVDATVIRVWSGDQVSIVDKEGRERRVQLSSVRAPKASEPKQAYYANEAREFLRKKLIGKHVKVNIDFVRPKEGDFEERDAVTIRYGNAQANIAEQLIEKGLATALRHRRDDESRSSEYDKLMAAEQNALTEARGIHSGKDVPMPRIINASETSTKASSWLSSLKRQGRVPAVVDYVASGSRFKILVPKENISLTLVLSGIRAPRTARNPSEKNEPYGLESLEFATRRYMQRDVEVDFEATDKTGGFIGALYLNKIENAAVTLVREGLATVHDYSAESLSWSRQLYDAEADAKANKRNIWHDFDASLEQTVTEKPDNGSTPLKPEYLDVIISDIRTTPSFAFSIQVLNENTAQLERMMKDFALHYRNAPAVSSFAPKAGELVAAKFSGDGQWYRAKVKRSSAAKKEVELTFVDYGNQETAPFSNTRPLDPRFKTLSPQAQDARLSFVKLAGPDTEYAEDAIGRFRSLAEGRKLVANVDHKDGHILHLRLIDPQDPHSANDPHASINTELVRDGLAMIDKKERYLASYPGVVNALKDATLSAKRERLGMYELGDIGDDDE; the protein is encoded by the exons ATGTCTTTGAAAGCG ACTGTCAAAT CTGTGCTATCTGGTGATACTCTTATACTACGTGCGAATCCTACCAATGACCAGCCTCCAAAAGAACG TATTTTCCATCTCGCTGAGATATCCGCTCCGCGCATAGGCTCAGCTTCCAAGGAGGATGAA CCTTGGGCGTTCGAATGTCGGGAGTTTCTCCGTCAGTTCGCTGTCGGAAAGCCGATTACGTTTACCAAGACCCATTCCTTGCCACCCAAGGACGGCATAGAATCGGATTTTGGTCACGCAGAGATCGGCGGAAAAGACGTCGCTACCGAAGTACTCCGGGCCGGGTTCGCACGCTGCAAGGAGCTCAAACGTGAGCCGACTGAGGACGACAACCGGCGCAAGGACATCGAAGCCGAGGCCCGTAACAGCATGGTTGGGATGTGGAATCCCCAAGGCCCGAAGGCAAGTAAACTTACGCGCGAACGTGCG GATCACAACGTCCAGTACTCTATGCCGACCGACTCTGCGGCTTTTGTCAA TGAGTGGAAGGGCAAGAACATTGACG CTATCGTGGAGCAAGTACGCGATGGAAGCACTCTACGTGTGCGTCTTTTAATGCCGGAGGACCAACATCAATTTGCAAACATTTCGCTGGCGGGCGTTCGCTGTCCGAGGGCAGGAGGTCGGGATGGCGAGACTGCCGAAgaatttggagaagag GCCAAATACTTTACCGAGTCG CGTCTCTTGCAACGCGTGGTCCGAGTTCAAATTCTGTCTCTCCCGGCCCCCACGTCCACACCTTTTGCTTCGACATCAAGCAATGCACCTGCTCCTACGGCTAGCATTTTCATAG GTAATGTTTTGCATCCCAACGGTAACATTGCCGAGTTCCTATTGGCTGCTGGATTGGCCCGTGTGATCGACTGGCACGCTGGCATGCTCGCTGCAAATGGGGTTATGGAGAGGCTTCGTGGGGCAGAAAA GTCCGCAAAGGAAAAGAAGCTAAAGCTCTATTCGAAGATCGTGACCCCGGCAACGGCCTCGGCTGGGCCCACACCCGTAATTCATCGTGGACCGGTAGATGCAACAGTCATTCG AGTCTGGAGCGGCGATCAGGTGTCTATCGTGGACAAAGAAGGCCGGGAACGACGCGTACAGTTAAGCTCCGTTCGCGCGCCCAA GGCGTCCGAGCCTAAGCAAGCGTACTATGCAAACGAAGCTCGCGAG TTCCTGAGAAAGAAGCTTATCGGAAAACATGTCAAAGTAAACATTGATTTTGTCCGGCCCAAAGAAGGTGATTTCGAAGAACGTGATGCG GTAACCATTCGTTATGGGAACGCACAGGC GAATATCGCAGAGCAGTTAATTGAGAAGGGGCTGGCCACTGCACTCCGGCATCGGCGTGATGATGAATCGAGGTCTAGCGAATACGATAAACTGATGGCTGCAGAACAAAA CGCTCTCACGGAGGCGCGCGGGATTCACTCCGGCAAAGACGTGCCCATGCCTCGGATCATCAATGCCTCTGAG ACAAGCACCAAGGCTTCGAGCTGGCTCTCTTCGCTCAAACGCCAAGGACGCGTACCTGCAGTTGTGGATTACGTTGCCTCGGGCTCGCGCTTCAAAATCCTTGTCCCCAAGGAAAATATTTCCCTCACGTTGGTGTTGAGTGGTATTCGTGCTCCACGCACCGCAAGGAACCCCTCAGAAAAAAACGAGCCATACGGACTCGAATCATTAGAATTTGCTACTCGTCGGTATATGCAACGTGATGTGGAGGTTGACTTCGAGGCAACAGATAAAACAGGGGGATTCATCGGGGCACTTTATTTGAATAAAATAGAAAATGCAGCTGTGACGCTGGTTCGGGAAG GTCTTGCAACCGTCCACGATTATTCTGCCGAATCTTTGTCCTGGTCACGGCAACTCTATGATGCCGAAGCAGATGCCAAAGCCAACAAACGCAAT ATATGGCATGACTTCGATGCCAGTCTAGAGCAGACAGTTACGGAGAAACCCGATAACGGCTCGACCCCTCTCAAACCCGAATACCTGGACGTCATCATCTCCGATATTCGCACAACGCCATCATTTGCTTTCTCTATTCAGGTTCTCAATGAAA ATACTGCTCAATTAGAAAGAATGATGAAAGATTTTGCCCTGCATTACCGAAACGCGCCTGCAGTGTCAAGCTTTGCCCCAAAGGCAGGTGAACTGGTAGCT GCAAAGTTCTCGGGTGATGGTCAATGGTATCGTGCCAAAGTCAAGCGTTCTTCAGCTGCCAAGAAGGAGGTCGAGCTCACATTTGT CGATTACGGAAATCAAGAAACAGCGCCCTTTTCGAATACTCGCCCATTGGATCCCCGTTTCAAAACGCTATCTCCCCAGGCGCAGGACGCCCGCCTCAGCTTTGTCAAGCTTGCTGGCCCCGATACTGAGTACGCTGAGGATGCGATAGGGCGTTTCCGATCTCTTGCAGAG GGTCGTAAGCTTGTAGCtaatgttgaccataaggaCGGGCATATTCTCCATTTGAGGTTGATTGATCCACAAGACCCGCATAGCGCTAATGATCCCCACGCATCGATAAACACCGAATTAGTCCGAGATG GACTGGCCATGATCGACAAGAAGGAACGGTACCTGGCGTCATATCCAGGCGTGGTCAACGCGTTGAAGGACGCGACTTTGAGTGCCAAACGAGAGCGTTTGGGGATGTATGAATTGG GTGACATTGGCGATGATGACGAATGA
- a CDS encoding F-box domain-containing protein, with protein MLHLGNVSEDVIIHVAFFLDLDDLWTLRQVCVRVRSLVSSTPVWRIASSRLSLPIWNPNPTTGSYSSSNISGLPAFIRDTWRAAQIDRRWSTAKSYLCLCKEPIQGWSSIRLAGSDQWIICTNDRGDVAATKFTQAINQPMREQVIYRSFFVPVREWSGLLENNLRRLNIHFSPLPSSDGSQALDGLPQYKLTLPGQITVVAIEVCTSSRVLMILCKDPDHHSSSFLDVWSWGPSEEQAYQPPEHTMRTVHFEANDCAFRVVQIREGPHVFVARANKDATYFEFYDLQGHMSHSGQIEPKAQIPVAHESLPWPCHQITLPHPRVVPPTGNLDYDNPISVVLCAARSPRLSELLGYRVCLHRDRELVSLSFLGGYILPEYHDVFRCVVGPLGVRGAVLVSDPRANPRSQLMILTLDGNEYKQLNTGCLVSELLLPMDLSIDELHGTVTVLDGTQNLHVFLFDRYLALGK; from the exons ATGTTGCACCTCGGGAACGTCTCCGAGGACGTTATCATTCACGTCGCGTTCTTCTTGGATCTTGACGATCTCTGGACACTGAGACAG GTGTGCGTTCGAGTTAGGTCATTAGTTAGTTCTACCCCAGTCTGGCGGATAGCCAGCTCTCGTTTATCGCTTCCCATATGGAACCCGAACCCGACAACCGgttcatattcttcctcaAACATCTCGGGGCTACCCGCGTTTATAAGAGATACCTGGCGTGCTGCGCAGATTGATAGACGCTGGTCTACTGCAAAGTCCTACCTCTGTCTTTGTAAGGAACCTATCCAGGGATGGTCAAGCATCAGATTGGCCGGCAGTGACCAGTGGATTATCTGTACGAATGACCGTGGCGATGTGGCCGCTACGAAGTTCACACAGGCAATCAACCAACCTATGAGAGAACAAGTAATCTACCGTTCTTTTTTTGTACCTGTTCGCGAATGGTCTGGTTTG CTTGAAAATAACCTTCGTAG ATTGAATATCCATTTCAGCCCCCTACCGTCGTCGGACGGTTCACAAGCGCTCGATGGATTACCTCAATACAAATTAACATTGCCTGGTCAAATTACTGTTGTTGCTATTGAGGTTTGCACCTCGAGTCGTGTTCTGATGATTCTCTGTAAAGATCCGGATCACCACTCCTCCTCATTTCTGGACGTCTGGTCTTGGGGTCCCAGTGAAGAGCAGGCATATCAACCCCCTGAACATACCATGCGAACTGTTCATTTTGAA GCAAACGATTGCGCATTTCGTGTAGTCCAAATAAGGGAGGGCCCGCACGTTTTTGTGGCCCGAGCGAATAAGGACGCAACTTACTTCGAGTTCTACGATCTACAAGGACATATGTCCCACTCAGGACAGATCGAGCCTAAGGCTCAGATTCCGGTTGCTCATGAATCACTGCCTTGGCCATGCCACCAGATTACCCTCCCACACCCTAGGGTTGTCCCACCTACTGGGAACTTGGATTATGACAACCCGATCTCTGTGGTACTCTGTGCCGCAAGGTCTCCACGACTTAGCGAACTCCTGGGATATCGCGTGTGTTTGCACCGCGACCGGGAACTAGTGAGCCTATCGTTCCTGGGCGGTTATATTCTGCCCGAATATCATGATGTATTCCGGTGTGTAGTGGGGCCGCTAGGGGTGCGTGGCGCTGTACTTGTGTCCGACCCAAGGGCGAACCCCAGGTCTCAGTTGATGATACTCACACTCGATGGTAACGAATACAAGCAGCTTAACACCGGATGTTTGGTCAGCGAATTACTTTTGCCGATGGATCTCTCTATTGATGAATTGCATGGTACTGTAACCGTCCTGGATGGAACACAAAACTTGCATGTCTTTCTATTTGATCGTTATCTGGCCTTGGGCAAATAG
- a CDS encoding cytosolic Fe-S cluster assembly factor NARFL-like protein, whose translation MAFSRGLTLTDLNDFITPSQACIKPVEEVKPQQQIENAASTQIGIDSAGVYYEESHQDSGRKKLQQAQISLNDCLACSGCITSAESVLISMQSHEEVLKVVESNPSPLHPDHKSFVLSIAPQCLASLAASISPSATTQQILRRVEVFASSILGFSHVYDTTFARHIALLEHTREFFERRDSSTSSNLSDNKPGDTRLPMIASACPGWVCYVEKAHPEMIPFLSRTKSPQQVMGTLVKEWLGRRWGKSANSIYHVTVMPCYDKKLEASRQDFYNDILSTRDVDCVLTTTELEILMRDKGWDISAPVPGEDETRMPNVENGILPELAQHPGSSSGSYLQSLIDSVSLSAKSPSVSTKAIRTTDYEEYTVTDEADERVLFRGAKCYGFRNLQNIVRKVGRDTGVSVGRGAAGRVATRGRRVVGATARKGSQAEEPRSYDYVEVMACPAGCVNGGGQLRGGARPQTTDGLMECRSLLPRVMLAGATNNS comes from the exons ATGGCTTTCTCTAGAGGATTG ACATTGACAGATCTGAACGACTTTATTACCCCGTCTCAAGCCTGCATAAAGCCCGTGGAAGAAGTCAAGCCACAGCAGCAGATTGAAAACGCGGCTTCG ACGCAAATCGGAATAGACTCGGCTGGGGTATACTATGAAGAGAGTCACCAGGATTCTGGACGGAAAAAGCTACAGCAGGCACAAATTAGCTTAAATGATTGTTTGGCATGCAG TGGATGCATCACCTCTGCAGAATCTGTTCTCATATCCATGCAGTCCCACGAGGAGGTTCTCAAGGTTGTGGAGTCAAATCCTTCTCCTCTACACCCGGATCACAAGAGCTTCGTTCTGTCTATAGCGCCCCAGTGCCTAGCCTCACTCGCTGCATCCATTAGCCCATCGGCAACTACTCAGCAAATTCTTCGAAGGGTCGAAGTTTTTGCATCTAGCATTCTCGGATTCTCTCATGTGTATGACACGACTTTTGCCAGACATATCGCGCTTCTAGAACATACGCGCGAGTTTTTTGAACGCAGGGATTCATCGACGTCATCGAACTTATCGGACAATAAACCCGGAGACACACGACTTCCTATGATTGCGAGTGCATGTCCTGGATGGGTGTGTTATGTGGAGAAGGCACACCCCGAAATGATCCCATTTTTATCTCGAACCAAGAGTCCCCAGCAGGTGATGGGCACCTTGGTAAAGGAATGGTTGGGTCGGCGATGGGGGAAATC GGCAAATTCAATATACCATGTAACCGTCATGCCCTGCTACGATAAGAAGCTCGAAGCATCAAGACAGGATTTCTATAATGATATTCTATCAACAAGGGACGTAGATTGTGTATTAACAACTACGGAGCTTGAAATCCTCATGCGAGACAAGGGGTGGGATATATCTGCTCCTGTTCCGGGTGAGGATGAAACCCGAATGCCGAATGTCGAGAATGGAATTTTGCCAGAACTTGCGCAGCATCCAGGATCCTCGTCTGGCTCGTACCTTCAATCTTTGATTGATTCTGTTTCACTGAGTGCCAAGTCTCCCTCCGTCTCGACTAAAGCCATCCGAACCACGGACTATGAGGAATACACAGTGACGGATGAAGCTGACGAGAGGGTCCTATTCCGGGGTGCCAAATGCTATGGATTCCGAAATTTGCAGAACATTGTGCGGAAAGTGGGGCGGGATACCGGAGTTTCAGTAGGTCGTGGTGCGGCGGGTCGCGTAGCCACGCGAGGGCGTCGGGTAGTTGGTGCGACGGCCCGTAAAGGAAGTCAAGCCGAGGAGCCGAGGTCTTATGATTATGTGGAGGTTATGGCCTGCCCAGCGGGGTGCGTCAATGGAGGCGGACAACTACGAGGGGGTGCTCGACCTCAAACTACGGACGGCTTGATGGAGTGTCGGAGTCTGCTGCCGCGCGTGATGCTCGCTGGGGCGACAAACAACTCGTGA